The following proteins are encoded in a genomic region of Fervidobacterium pennivorans DSM 9078:
- a CDS encoding RNA-guided endonuclease InsQ/TnpB family protein: MSLKQYLTKCFMLDLSRKTDKKLAIIFGHLTYSASKLWNVANHEVIENGTSIYELKQKLKDSFFARNLHSQSAQAVIEKLQIAWKNTFDKHTKCPRYQPKDGHFPVIWKEQGFRLIGNKLRLSLSKQTKEYLKSKYSIESTYIWIELPKTLSFDTIQIQQVELVPYQSFGYISYSLRIIYRQLIDVLKDQEKQIHLDSSKFLAIDLGVSNFATCTDGVNSFIIDGKILLSKLRLINKTTAKLKAILDRQKIKTSKRLHKLYRYKKNYINDFVHKASKKIVEYCLSNGIGTIVIGQLNKGITNIDIGKQNNQKLHQMPYGKFIEKLRYKAKVNGITVIQVNESYTSQTCSRCGTIDKTNRVHRGLYICKHCGTVLNADVNGELNILKKVSPNSYNGIGVGTLTSPMRLRLVS, encoded by the coding sequence ATGTCGTTGAAACAATACTTAACTAAGTGCTTCATGTTAGACCTTTCGAGGAAAACTGATAAGAAACTTGCCATCATCTTTGGTCATCTCACTTACTCAGCTTCCAAGCTCTGGAACGTTGCTAATCACGAAGTAATCGAAAATGGTACTTCAATTTACGAACTTAAGCAAAAACTTAAGGATAGCTTTTTTGCTCGTAATCTTCATTCTCAAAGTGCTCAAGCCGTAATTGAAAAGCTTCAAATCGCTTGGAAGAATACCTTCGATAAACACACCAAATGTCCTCGATACCAACCTAAAGACGGTCATTTTCCTGTCATTTGGAAAGAACAAGGCTTCAGGTTAATTGGTAACAAACTTCGTTTATCTCTTTCCAAGCAAACAAAAGAATATCTCAAATCTAAGTATAGTATCGAATCCACTTACATATGGATAGAGTTACCAAAAACTCTATCGTTCGATACTATACAAATCCAGCAAGTTGAACTTGTACCATACCAATCCTTTGGATATATCAGTTACTCTCTCAGGATAATTTACAGACAACTTATCGATGTTCTCAAAGACCAAGAAAAACAAATCCACTTGGATAGTAGCAAGTTTTTAGCCATTGACCTTGGAGTAAGTAACTTTGCAACGTGCACTGATGGAGTAAATAGTTTCATTATCGATGGAAAGATATTACTATCGAAACTAAGATTAATTAACAAAACAACAGCAAAACTAAAAGCTATACTTGATAGGCAAAAAATCAAAACATCTAAACGTTTGCATAAGCTATACAGATACAAGAAAAACTATATCAACGATTTTGTGCACAAAGCGTCAAAGAAAATCGTTGAATATTGTTTAAGCAACGGAATAGGAACGATAGTAATAGGACAACTAAACAAAGGGATAACGAATATCGATATAGGAAAACAGAATAATCAAAAACTTCATCAGATGCCGTATGGAAAGTTCATAGAGAAACTAAGATACAAAGCAAAGGTAAATGGGATAACAGTGATACAAGTAAACGAATCATACACATCACAAACATGTTCAAGGTGTGGAACAATTGATAAAACTAACAGAGTACACCGTGGACTGTATATTTGTAAGCACTGTGGAACAGTGTTAAACGCCGATGTAAATGGAGAATTGAATATACTCAAAAAGGTATCTCCGAATTCCTATAATGGAATAGGAGTAGGGACTTTGACCAGTCCGATGCGGTTAAGGTTAGTTTCCTAA
- a CDS encoding AAA family ATPase, with translation MNISPTNSNIEEVISLPEKLNKRVVVAIDEFQEIANIKEFDLLAIFRKKAQFFQNTTFLFAGSRRHVMRDIFSNPERPFYRFSKIVNIDVLDKTETVNFIEYKFRSSLIDIVKDICEMIYDISEGHPYYIQYLSYTLWNVISLKRRSRCEIEDFNEALNQVLYSEHPMFEMLWDSLTPNQKTVLRNIAFDKSPYDLQMSAGSVKRVIDTLVKADVIEKRNEKYKIIDPMLRLWLKKE, from the coding sequence TTGAATATATCACCGACTAATTCAAATATAGAAGAGGTTATCTCATTACCGGAAAAGTTGAATAAGAGAGTTGTCGTAGCTATCGATGAATTTCAAGAGATCGCAAATATAAAAGAATTCGATTTGCTTGCGATTTTCAGGAAAAAGGCTCAGTTTTTTCAAAATACAACATTCTTATTCGCTGGTAGTCGAAGACACGTTATGAGGGATATCTTTTCAAATCCAGAAAGACCTTTCTATAGATTCTCTAAGATAGTAAATATCGATGTACTTGATAAGACTGAAACAGTGAACTTTATAGAGTATAAGTTCAGGTCAAGTCTGATAGATATCGTTAAAGATATTTGTGAGATGATCTACGATATATCAGAAGGGCATCCGTATTATATACAGTATCTTTCATATACGTTGTGGAATGTCATTAGTCTCAAAAGGCGTTCACGTTGTGAAATAGAAGATTTCAACGAAGCCTTGAATCAAGTCTTATACTCAGAACACCCGATGTTTGAAATGCTATGGGATTCTTTAACGCCAAATCAAAAGACGGTTTTAAGAAATATCGCATTTGATAAATCGCCGTACGATTTGCAAATGAGTGCCGGGAGTGTGAAAAGAGTTATCGATACACTTGTGAAAGCTGATGTTATCGAAAAGCGGAACGAAAAGTATAAAATAATTGATCCTATGCTAAGATTGTGGCTGAAAAAAGAATAA
- a CDS encoding CPBP family intramembrane glutamic endopeptidase: protein MLFTKKPIGSLLFGLYVPFLTHIIVILLPWMNNVSLYYVKMQVDIIEGWPLWLGILQVFVFSFYEELTMRVFIYKGFSKTLNNTFALLFSLFLFTILHNNRLGSIGLNGMSDFQLYMIQVPYYFSAGLLYIYLLDSRQSFWTSLGAHFSVNHFFAKCLKSDVRDGIFVILLITVFQVIYVFLDYILRHKVNREEVEELKLT from the coding sequence TTGCTGTTTACAAAGAAACCAATTGGGTCGCTATTATTTGGATTATATGTACCGTTTCTTACACACATTATAGTAATACTTCTTCCTTGGATGAATAACGTTTCATTATATTACGTAAAAATGCAAGTAGACATAATTGAAGGATGGCCATTATGGTTAGGAATATTGCAAGTATTTGTGTTTTCGTTTTATGAGGAATTAACTATGAGAGTTTTTATTTACAAAGGTTTCAGTAAAACTTTAAATAACACTTTTGCACTTTTATTTTCTCTGTTCTTATTTACAATACTTCACAATAACAGGCTTGGTAGTATTGGTTTGAATGGGATGAGTGATTTTCAACTGTATATGATACAGGTACCTTACTATTTTTCTGCTGGATTGTTATACATATACTTGCTTGATTCACGACAAAGTTTTTGGACATCTCTTGGTGCACATTTTTCTGTAAACCATTTCTTTGCTAAATGCTTGAAATCTGACGTTAGGGATGGAATTTTTGTTATTCTTCTAATTACAGTTTTCCAAGTTATTTATGTTTTTCTGGATTACATCCTTAGGCATAAGGTCAACAGAGAAGAAGTTGAAGAATTGAAATTGACATGA
- a CDS encoding CPBP family intramembrane glutamic endopeptidase yields MNSNREVSVDALESLKKNIIYTFVIFILLTYFSKLNRFSENFSENNFFLEFALVLLEEFIFRVKLYTYLKRNNSAMFSAVVSSIIFSLAHIQYYPNFILLLHLFIHGFGLTVVYDFTNSILIISLMHFLNNNFLLFLPDNSFSALFSTSQVVYFIMAIFIVYFSVKKTPVTLESFKLSLKSRKISNLITNMIFQIPYILLPTSIILSSTQNYDEKKVDLIICLYLISAVIFCFLFHFIGTTQIKRTLVTYSYINLLYFCSLFVLRTFSPRSFYLELIFMYTLPYLILLKDNVIPKLERILIIISSTTVFSIGIIQKATAFEILLVVSLVLILLIRVSDTLYNFLAFSISSLITNFCPANFSLSFIAFWRVYLYIIILLFSIRYYKLYHGEN; encoded by the coding sequence ATGAATTCGAATAGAGAAGTATCGGTAGATGCTTTAGAAAGTTTAAAAAAGAATATTATTTATACATTTGTTATTTTTATACTTTTGACGTATTTTAGCAAACTTAACAGATTTAGTGAGAATTTTAGTGAAAATAATTTTTTTCTAGAATTTGCTCTCGTTTTACTTGAAGAATTCATATTCAGAGTGAAACTTTATACATACCTAAAAAGAAACAACAGCGCCATGTTCAGCGCCGTTGTTTCTTCGATTATATTTTCACTTGCACATATACAATACTATCCGAATTTTATACTTCTACTTCATTTATTTATTCACGGATTCGGTTTAACCGTTGTATATGACTTCACAAATTCTATTTTGATAATCTCTCTTATGCACTTTTTGAATAATAATTTTTTGCTATTTTTACCTGATAATTCCTTCTCAGCCTTATTTTCGACATCTCAAGTGGTTTACTTTATCATGGCGATATTTATTGTTTATTTTTCTGTAAAAAAAACACCGGTAACTTTGGAATCATTTAAACTAAGTTTAAAGAGTAGAAAAATATCAAATCTGATAACAAATATGATTTTTCAAATTCCATACATATTATTACCTACGTCCATAATATTATCTTCTACTCAAAATTACGATGAAAAAAAGGTTGATTTGATCATTTGTTTATATTTAATTTCCGCTGTAATATTCTGTTTTCTTTTTCATTTTATCGGAACAACCCAAATCAAGAGAACCTTAGTAACTTATTCTTATATTAATCTTCTATACTTTTGTTCGCTTTTTGTTCTTAGAACATTTTCACCGAGGTCTTTTTATCTAGAGCTGATATTTATGTATACTTTACCGTATCTAATACTTTTAAAAGACAACGTTATTCCTAAACTTGAGCGCATATTAATTATTATATCATCCACCACAGTGTTTTCAATAGGAATAATACAGAAGGCAACAGCATTTGAAATATTATTGGTAGTCTCTCTTGTACTGATACTTCTGATTAGAGTCAGTGATACACTTTATAATTTTTTGGCTTTCAGTATTTCTTCCTTAATTACAAACTTTTGTCCAGCCAATTTTAGTCTTTCGTTTATTGCTTTCTGGAGAGTTTACCTGTATATTATTATACTTCTCTTCTCTATAAGATATTACAAACTGTATCATGGAGAAAACTGA
- a CDS encoding NCS2 family permease, with the protein MESINRYFGISQAGSTVRKEVVAGITTFLTMAYIVFVNPSILVQAVPGVFDQTGKIIDQALYNSYYGAFMVATIVGGAIATLIMGLYANYPFALAPGMGLNAYFTYTVCLKLGIPWQLALTAVFIEGLIFVFLTVTGARAFVARAVPQPVKAATGAGIGLFIALIGLKNAGIVMPDPVTAVTLGHLNRPHTLLAILGFFITVVLFALNVPGSILLGIILTTIIGATPLFNVTQYQGIIGKIPDISPTFFKLQFDAQTLLSGTFWVVVATFFFVDFFDTLGTLTGLAEGTGFTKKNGELERGTRAYLADAIGTVVGALFGTSTVTTYIESSTGIAVGGRTGLTAVVVALLMLAMLFFSPLALTIPAAATAPALIFVGVLMVKSLMSIKWDDITDAVPAFVTLTMIPFTYSIANGIALGIITYPIVKTLSGKRKEVHWFTWFLAILFVAYLTFFRE; encoded by the coding sequence ATGGAGAGTATCAACAGGTATTTCGGTATCTCACAAGCAGGTTCTACGGTTCGCAAAGAAGTTGTAGCCGGTATTACCACTTTCCTGACGATGGCATACATCGTCTTTGTCAACCCTTCCATCCTAGTTCAAGCAGTCCCAGGAGTTTTTGACCAAACAGGTAAGATTATTGACCAAGCTCTTTACAACTCATACTATGGTGCATTTATGGTTGCAACCATCGTAGGTGGTGCTATTGCAACACTCATTATGGGACTTTACGCGAATTACCCATTCGCACTTGCACCTGGTATGGGGCTCAATGCGTATTTCACCTACACGGTTTGTTTAAAACTTGGAATTCCTTGGCAGTTAGCTTTAACAGCTGTCTTCATTGAAGGACTTATCTTTGTTTTTCTGACGGTTACAGGCGCGAGAGCATTTGTAGCGAGAGCCGTTCCACAACCGGTTAAGGCAGCAACAGGTGCCGGTATAGGCCTTTTTATAGCACTTATAGGTCTTAAAAACGCAGGAATCGTAATGCCTGACCCTGTGACTGCCGTCACACTTGGACATTTAAATAGACCTCATACATTATTGGCGATTCTTGGCTTCTTTATAACTGTAGTTCTTTTCGCATTAAACGTTCCAGGTTCGATTCTCCTTGGTATCATACTTACAACTATAATTGGAGCTACTCCTCTTTTCAACGTAACTCAATATCAAGGAATAATAGGAAAGATTCCCGACATATCTCCTACATTCTTCAAACTGCAGTTCGATGCTCAAACCCTTCTTTCTGGAACCTTCTGGGTCGTTGTTGCCACATTCTTCTTTGTTGACTTCTTTGATACACTCGGGACACTAACAGGTCTTGCTGAGGGAACAGGATTCACAAAGAAGAACGGAGAATTAGAAAGAGGCACAAGGGCATATCTCGCGGATGCTATAGGAACCGTTGTAGGTGCACTCTTTGGGACATCGACAGTTACGACTTACATTGAAAGTAGCACCGGTATAGCAGTTGGAGGAAGAACAGGTTTAACGGCAGTTGTCGTTGCTTTACTCATGCTTGCAATGTTATTCTTCTCACCACTTGCATTGACAATTCCAGCTGCTGCAACTGCTCCAGCACTTATATTCGTTGGTGTTCTTATGGTCAAAAGTTTGATGAGTATCAAGTGGGATGATATAACGGATGCAGTTCCTGCGTTTGTAACGCTTACGATGATACCATTCACGTACTCAATAGCTAACGGTATCGCTCTCGGAATCATCACGTATCCAATAGTAAAAACTCTCTCTGGAAAAAGAAAAGAAGTACATTGGTTTACTTGGTTTCTTGCGATACTTTTTGTGGCTTATCTAACATTCTTCAGGGAATAA
- a CDS encoding DegT/DnrJ/EryC1/StrS family aminotransferase: protein MIPLFDLTRQYGKIRKEVLDAIDQVILDGRVILGPSVEKFEKELAEYLDVKHAIGVANGSDALVISLHAIGIEKGEKVVTTPYTFFATASCIVRNGGIPVFVDVEPDTYNIDLNQVEQVLKKEEIKVVIPVHLFGRTVDFEKLDFLKQKFGVKILEDAAQSIGSEGKIGNIVKKSGTFGDIGIFSFFPTKNLGAYGDAGAIVTNDDQLAERARMLRQHGSKKKYYHEMIGYNSRLDSIHAAILSIKLRHLEEWTQRRIEIAKTYQRLFEEKKLPIKYPKVEEKGYRSHVYHQYVVEFEDEKTRDRVRDHLTKNEIGTALYYPLPLHLQKCFAEYGYKQGDFPVAEKLSKTTLALPIFPELTDEEIQFVVEKISEVL from the coding sequence ATGATTCCACTTTTCGATCTGACAAGACAGTATGGAAAAATAAGAAAAGAAGTCTTGGATGCGATCGACCAGGTTATTTTGGATGGAAGAGTTATACTTGGACCAAGTGTTGAAAAGTTTGAAAAAGAACTTGCAGAATATTTAGATGTTAAACATGCAATTGGGGTAGCTAACGGTAGTGACGCGCTTGTTATTTCGCTCCATGCTATTGGAATAGAAAAGGGTGAAAAGGTTGTAACCACTCCTTACACTTTCTTTGCTACTGCCTCGTGTATTGTTCGCAACGGAGGTATTCCTGTATTTGTCGATGTTGAACCCGATACTTACAACATAGACCTGAACCAGGTAGAACAAGTGTTAAAGAAAGAAGAGATAAAAGTTGTAATCCCAGTACATCTATTCGGTCGCACTGTTGATTTTGAAAAATTGGACTTCCTAAAACAAAAGTTTGGTGTTAAAATATTGGAGGATGCCGCACAATCTATAGGAAGCGAAGGGAAAATCGGCAATATTGTCAAAAAATCAGGAACCTTTGGCGATATTGGCATTTTTTCTTTTTTCCCAACTAAAAACCTTGGAGCTTATGGAGATGCAGGAGCGATAGTGACAAATGACGACCAGCTTGCTGAACGTGCACGAATGCTTAGACAACATGGCTCTAAGAAAAAGTATTATCACGAAATGATAGGCTACAATTCAAGACTTGATTCAATTCATGCTGCAATACTTAGCATCAAACTTAGGCACTTAGAAGAATGGACCCAAAGGAGAATAGAAATAGCGAAAACATATCAACGACTTTTTGAAGAAAAGAAACTCCCAATAAAGTATCCAAAGGTTGAAGAAAAAGGTTACAGAAGCCACGTTTACCATCAATATGTTGTTGAATTCGAAGACGAAAAAACAAGAGACAGAGTCAGAGACCACCTAACGAAGAATGAAATTGGAACAGCACTTTACTATCCATTACCTTTGCATTTACAAAAATGTTTCGCTGAGTATGGGTACAAACAAGGTGATTTTCCTGTCGCAGAAAAATTATCTAAGACAACACTTGCGCTCCCGATATTTCCAGAACTTACAGATGAAGAAATTCAGTTTGTAGTAGAAAAGATAAGCGAGGTGTTATAA